A genomic stretch from Hymenobacter psoromatis includes:
- a CDS encoding aldo/keto reductase, whose protein sequence is MSTITIAPNSAQPLTVNRLGYGTMRLTGPQIWGEPADRPQALEILKTAVEHGVTFLDTADYYGDDVTNRLIFEALHPYPQQLVICTKVGATRRPDASWVPFNTPANLRTSIERNLRTLRQEQVQLVHLRLMGHSQVPLAEQLGAMFELQKEGKIQHVGLSNVSPEELEAGLQLGEIATVENMYGYAQRTTLRDDHGETRGGEEVLALCEQHGIPLVPFFSLVHGLPKAGDKMAELARRRGVSAAQLNIAWLLHKSPLLLPIPGTSSLAHLRENLAAADIELSAEEMAYLG, encoded by the coding sequence ATGTCCACCATCACCATCGCGCCAAATTCGGCCCAGCCGCTCACCGTCAACCGCCTGGGCTACGGCACTATGCGCCTCACCGGCCCCCAAATTTGGGGCGAGCCGGCCGACCGGCCCCAGGCGCTGGAAATTCTGAAAACCGCCGTCGAGCACGGCGTCACGTTTCTCGACACGGCCGATTATTACGGCGACGACGTGACTAACCGCCTGATTTTTGAGGCCTTGCATCCCTACCCCCAGCAGTTAGTTATCTGCACCAAGGTGGGTGCCACGCGCAGGCCCGATGCCAGCTGGGTGCCCTTCAACACGCCCGCCAACCTGCGCACCAGCATCGAGCGCAACCTGCGCACGCTCAGGCAAGAGCAGGTGCAGCTGGTGCATTTGCGCCTGATGGGCCACAGCCAGGTGCCGCTGGCCGAGCAGCTGGGTGCCATGTTTGAGCTGCAAAAGGAAGGCAAAATTCAGCACGTGGGCCTGAGCAACGTGAGCCCCGAGGAGCTGGAAGCCGGCCTGCAGCTGGGCGAAATCGCGACCGTCGAGAACATGTACGGCTACGCCCAGCGCACCACCCTGCGCGACGACCACGGCGAAACCCGCGGCGGCGAAGAGGTGCTGGCCCTGTGCGAGCAGCACGGCATTCCGCTGGTGCCGTTTTTCTCGCTCGTTCACGGCCTGCCCAAAGCGGGTGATAAAATGGCCGAGCTGGCCCGCCGCCGGGGCGTGTCAGCGGCTCAGCTCAACATTGCCTGGCTGCTGCACAAGTCGCCCCTGCTGCTGCCCATACCGGGCACGTCGTCGCTGGCGCACCTGCGCGAAAACCTGGCCGCCGCCGACATTGAGCTCAGTGCCGAGGAAATGGCTTATCTGGGGTAA
- a CDS encoding transposase encodes MKQRTGSHSVHKLDVHLVWSTKYRYKVLVGEVQLRCRDLLRQTCNTLDVQILKGVVSKDHIHLHVSYPPFLSVSDLMRRLKGRSAKLLLQEFPELKRRYWGGHFWGIGYGAWSVGNITDDILEAYLNHHKDQPNGDENFILE; translated from the coding sequence ATGAAGCAGCGCACAGGTAGTCACTCGGTTCATAAGCTAGATGTGCATTTGGTCTGGAGCACGAAGTACCGCTACAAAGTCTTGGTGGGGGAGGTGCAACTGCGTTGTCGGGACTTGTTGCGGCAAACCTGTAATACGTTGGATGTGCAGATTCTCAAAGGGGTGGTGAGCAAAGACCATATTCATCTACATGTGTCGTATCCGCCTTTCTTGAGTGTGAGTGACCTCATGCGCCGGCTAAAAGGACGAAGCGCCAAGCTCCTGTTGCAGGAATTTCCCGAACTCAAGCGTCGGTATTGGGGCGGGCATTTTTGGGGTATTGGCTACGGAGCGTGGAGCGTAGGAAATATCACGGATGACATCTTGGAGGCGTATTTAAACCATCACAAAGACCAGCCCAACGGGGACGAGAATTTCATTCTGGAATAA
- a CDS encoding magnesium and cobalt transport protein CorA has protein sequence MYEHVGQHPGTLHVQPNALKPRLFLMSYDEHTHEEAEYTDRYDELLGYLRDHPELKHWIDVRGYGDLDLMERLMQEFGLHPLQMEDVLGDYQRAKVEVFDDNRLFLVSRMTEFTAQLTVHDDQLSIFTGPNYVLSFQDTYDDCLEVLRNRIRANFSQLRRKPVGYLAYALTDVVLDHYYPTMAAIGDYIEELELSIFSEQRERRLLTRILRIKKDVVRFRRLVYPERDKMSEILRLPEEVVPEELKVFYRDAYDHAIQALDLAESYRDNISSLADLFLSDQSNRMNEVMKVLTIISSIFIPLSFVVGLYGMNFQHEDAHGHVLPLNMPELYSPVGYPVLLGVLTLIVLGQLYYFWRKGWLSRD, from the coding sequence CTGTATGAGCACGTGGGCCAGCACCCCGGCACGCTGCACGTGCAGCCCAATGCCCTCAAGCCGCGGCTGTTTTTGATGTCGTATGACGAGCACACCCACGAGGAAGCCGAATATACTGACCGCTACGACGAGCTGCTCGGCTACCTGCGCGACCACCCCGAATTGAAGCACTGGATTGACGTGCGCGGCTACGGCGACCTCGACCTGATGGAGCGCCTGATGCAGGAATTTGGCCTGCACCCGCTGCAAATGGAAGACGTGCTCGGCGACTACCAGCGGGCCAAAGTGGAGGTGTTTGACGACAACCGGCTGTTTCTGGTGTCGCGCATGACCGAGTTTACGGCCCAGCTCACGGTGCACGACGACCAGCTTTCCATCTTCACCGGGCCCAATTACGTGCTCTCGTTTCAGGACACCTACGACGACTGCCTGGAGGTGCTGCGCAACCGCATCCGGGCCAATTTCAGCCAGCTGCGGCGCAAGCCCGTGGGCTACCTGGCCTATGCCCTCACCGACGTGGTGCTCGACCACTACTACCCCACGATGGCGGCCATTGGCGACTATATTGAGGAGCTGGAGCTGAGCATCTTCAGCGAGCAGCGCGAGCGGCGGCTCCTCACCCGCATCCTGCGCATCAAAAAGGACGTGGTGCGCTTCCGGCGGCTGGTATATCCCGAGCGCGACAAGATGTCGGAGATTCTGCGCCTGCCCGAGGAGGTGGTGCCCGAGGAGCTGAAGGTCTTTTACCGCGATGCCTACGACCACGCCATTCAGGCCCTGGACCTGGCCGAGAGCTACCGCGACAACATCTCCTCGCTGGCCGACCTCTTCCTCTCGGACCAGAGCAACCGCATGAACGAGGTGATGAAGGTGCTCACCATCATCAGCTCCATCTTCATTCCGCTTAGCTTCGTGGTGGGCCTCTACGGCATGAATTTTCAGCACGAAGACGCCCACGGCCACGTGCTGCCCCTCAACATGCCCGAGCTATACTCGCCGGTGGGCTACCCCGTCTTGCTGGGGGTGCTCACGCTCATCGTGCTGGGGCAGCTCTATTATTTCTGGCGGAAGGGCTGGCTCAGCCGCGACTGA
- a CDS encoding bifunctional 3,4-dihydroxy-2-butanone 4-phosphate synthase/GTP cyclohydrolase II, giving the protein MLDSIESAIEDIRAGKVIIVVDDEDRENEGDFICAARSATPEVINFMATHGRGLVCAPITAERCDELGLDLMVGRNTALHATPFTVSVDLLTNGVTTGISASDRSKTILALIDPATRPEDLGKPGHIFPLKARKEGVLRRAGHTEAAVDLARLAGFEPAGVLVEILKEDGEMARLPDLRKVAEQWGLKLISVQDLIKYRLAQESLIQREITVKLPTAHGDFDLYAYTQRSNGAQHLALVKGDVSGPTPVLVRVHSSCVTGDIFGSCRCDCGPQLHQAMEQIEREGRGVVVYMNQEGRGIGLLNKLKAYKLQEAGRDTVQANEDLGFRGDERDYGVGAAIIRDLGIRQMRLLTNNPKKRTGLLAYGLEVVETVPIEIAPNQHNQTYLTTKRDKMGHDILGNMKPDAA; this is encoded by the coding sequence ATGCTTGACTCCATCGAATCCGCCATTGAAGACATTCGCGCCGGCAAAGTCATTATCGTCGTGGACGATGAGGACCGCGAAAACGAGGGCGACTTTATTTGCGCCGCCCGCTCGGCCACGCCCGAGGTTATCAACTTTATGGCCACCCACGGGCGCGGGCTGGTGTGCGCGCCCATCACGGCCGAGCGCTGCGATGAGCTGGGCCTCGACCTGATGGTGGGCCGCAACACGGCCCTGCACGCCACGCCCTTCACGGTGAGCGTTGACCTGCTGACCAACGGCGTAACCACCGGCATCTCGGCCTCCGACCGCTCCAAGACCATCCTGGCCCTCATCGACCCCGCCACCCGGCCCGAGGACCTGGGCAAGCCAGGCCACATTTTCCCCCTCAAAGCGCGCAAAGAAGGCGTGCTGCGCCGCGCCGGCCACACCGAGGCGGCCGTGGACCTGGCCCGCCTGGCGGGCTTCGAGCCGGCCGGCGTGCTGGTCGAAATCCTCAAGGAAGACGGCGAGATGGCCCGCCTGCCCGACCTGCGCAAAGTGGCCGAGCAGTGGGGCCTGAAGCTGATTTCGGTGCAGGACCTCATCAAGTACCGCCTGGCGCAGGAGAGCCTCATCCAGCGCGAAATCACCGTGAAGCTGCCCACCGCTCACGGCGATTTCGACCTCTACGCCTACACCCAGCGCTCGAACGGCGCGCAGCACCTGGCCCTGGTGAAGGGCGACGTGAGCGGGCCGACTCCAGTGCTGGTGCGCGTGCATTCGTCGTGCGTGACGGGCGACATCTTCGGCTCGTGCCGCTGCGACTGCGGCCCCCAGCTGCACCAGGCAATGGAGCAGATTGAGCGCGAGGGCCGCGGCGTGGTCGTCTATATGAACCAGGAGGGTAGGGGCATCGGCCTGCTCAATAAGCTGAAAGCCTACAAGCTGCAAGAGGCCGGCCGCGACACCGTGCAGGCCAACGAGGACCTGGGTTTCCGGGGCGATGAGCGCGACTACGGCGTGGGCGCGGCCATCATCCGCGACCTGGGCATCCGGCAGATGCGCCTGCTCACCAACAACCCCAAGAAGCGCACCGGCCTGCTCGCCTACGGCCTCGAAGTGGTCGAAACCGTGCCCATCGAAATCGCGCCCAACCAGCACAATCAAACCTACCTCACCACCAAGCGCGACAAGATGGGCCACGACATTCTGGGTAACATGAAGCCCGATGCGGCGTAG
- a CDS encoding hydroxyacid dehydrogenase: MLPAKGYAAPAAKTPLGPWNFERRDLGPHDVQLQILYCGVCHTDWHLLNNEWGPGQFPMVPGHEMVGRIVAVGAEARKLKVGDLAGVGVMVDSCRHCADCRDGQEQFCQVSPVQTYNSVGHDGLPTYGGYSNHNVMHEDFAHRISEKLDLAAVAPLLCAGITTYSPLRRWRVGPGHRLAIVGLGGLGHMGVKFGVAFGADVTVLSTSEDKREDAKVLGAHHFVVTKNPAEVATVTGAFDFILDTVSASHDVNLYLPLLRTNGTYINVGLPLEPLQVSSFALANGNKTVTGSGAGGLPETQEMLDFCAEHNIVSDIELIAIQDIHPAFERMLKGEVRYRFVIDMATL; the protein is encoded by the coding sequence ATGTTACCTGCCAAAGGTTACGCCGCGCCAGCCGCGAAAACTCCGCTAGGACCCTGGAACTTCGAGCGCCGCGACCTGGGGCCGCACGACGTGCAGCTGCAAATTCTGTACTGCGGCGTGTGCCACACCGACTGGCACCTGCTCAACAATGAATGGGGGCCGGGCCAGTTTCCGATGGTGCCCGGCCACGAAATGGTGGGCCGGATAGTGGCCGTGGGGGCCGAAGCCCGCAAGCTTAAAGTAGGCGACCTGGCCGGGGTAGGCGTCATGGTGGACTCGTGCCGGCACTGCGCCGACTGCCGCGACGGCCAGGAGCAGTTTTGCCAGGTGAGCCCGGTGCAGACCTACAACAGCGTGGGCCATGACGGCTTGCCCACGTACGGCGGCTACAGCAACCACAACGTGATGCACGAAGATTTCGCGCACCGCATTTCCGAAAAGCTCGACCTGGCGGCGGTAGCCCCGCTGCTGTGCGCGGGCATCACTACCTACTCGCCCCTACGCCGCTGGCGGGTGGGGCCGGGCCACCGGCTAGCCATAGTGGGCCTGGGGGGCCTGGGCCACATGGGGGTGAAATTCGGCGTAGCGTTTGGAGCCGACGTAACGGTGCTCAGCACCTCGGAAGACAAGCGCGAAGACGCGAAAGTGCTGGGTGCCCACCACTTCGTGGTCACGAAAAACCCGGCCGAGGTGGCGACCGTCACGGGCGCGTTTGATTTTATTCTGGACACGGTTTCGGCCAGCCACGACGTCAACCTGTACCTGCCGCTGCTGCGCACCAACGGCACCTACATCAACGTCGGCCTGCCGCTTGAGCCGTTGCAGGTGTCATCGTTCGCGCTGGCCAACGGCAATAAAACGGTAACTGGTTCGGGGGCCGGGGGCCTGCCCGAAACGCAGGAAATGCTGGACTTCTGCGCTGAGCACAACATCGTGTCCGACATTGAGTTGATTGCCATTCAGGATATTCACCCGGCCTTCGAGCGGATGCTAAAAGGTGAGGTACGCTACCGCTTTGTCATTGATATGGCGACACTTTAG
- a CDS encoding DNA primase encodes MARIPKETVDQIIHSADILEVVGDYVQLKRQGQNYWACCPFHNEKSPSFSVNPSKGLYKCFGCGKAGGVIQFVMDVEGSSYPEALRALAKKYGVAVPEEEERTPEEQLAQNERDSQYIVSNWAKDHYHRLLQNTEEGMGVGYAYLKERGLNLTTIQTFELGYSLDQWDDLLKAASAAGYQQKYLEKTGLVIQRQDDQGHDTGRRYDRFRGRVMFPIHNVSGRVVGFGARTLKRDDKMAKYLNSPESEIYHKSDVLYGLFQARQPIRNQELCYLVEGYLDVLSLHQGGIKNVVASSGTSLTEGQIRLIKRYSDNVTVLYDGDAAGIKASLRGIDLLLEGGLNVRVVLFPDGDDPDSYIRKVGDQRFADYIENQSQDFIAFKTTLVARDAAADPVKKAEAIREVLQSVAKVPDGLKRQVFLQQTASVFGFEEQVIITEYNKLLRTSPPGKARPDEGGRAASPRPAAAPTPTAPGALLTPEEEIEMAMYGSIHGSEAEKAQLAGPTAGTEELAAPLDVLQQCEQAVLRLLVLYGPHEVQPEITVAHYLLSQLDGTPLRTPLYAQLWAECRAQFLQGQLPDLRLLAHHEDAAIRSLLADFATERYDLSPNWRIKDIYVPTELNLIQLACDNAILRLNKCHVQRERQQCLAQLNDARLDENEKLNSLLRYNELTKLDNQLAQMLGTVVARNA; translated from the coding sequence GTGGCCCGCATCCCCAAAGAAACCGTTGACCAGATTATCCACTCCGCCGACATTCTGGAGGTGGTGGGCGACTACGTGCAGCTCAAGCGCCAGGGCCAGAACTACTGGGCTTGCTGCCCGTTTCACAACGAAAAATCGCCTTCGTTCTCGGTAAACCCGAGCAAGGGCCTCTACAAATGCTTCGGCTGCGGCAAGGCGGGCGGCGTCATCCAGTTCGTGATGGACGTGGAGGGTAGCAGCTACCCCGAGGCCCTGCGCGCATTGGCCAAAAAGTACGGGGTAGCGGTACCCGAGGAAGAGGAGCGCACCCCCGAAGAGCAGCTGGCCCAGAACGAGCGCGACTCGCAGTACATCGTATCCAACTGGGCCAAAGACCATTACCACCGCCTGCTCCAGAATACGGAGGAAGGTATGGGGGTAGGCTACGCGTACCTCAAGGAGCGCGGGCTGAACCTGACGACCATCCAGACGTTCGAGCTGGGCTACTCGCTCGACCAGTGGGACGACCTGCTGAAAGCAGCCTCGGCCGCCGGCTACCAGCAGAAATACCTCGAAAAAACCGGCCTCGTCATTCAGCGCCAGGACGACCAGGGCCACGACACCGGCCGGCGCTACGACCGCTTCCGGGGCCGCGTGATGTTCCCGATTCACAATGTATCGGGCCGGGTGGTGGGCTTCGGAGCGCGCACGCTGAAGCGCGACGACAAGATGGCGAAGTACCTCAACTCGCCCGAGTCGGAGATTTACCATAAGTCGGACGTGCTCTACGGGCTGTTTCAGGCCCGGCAACCCATTCGCAACCAGGAGCTTTGCTACTTGGTGGAGGGCTACCTCGACGTGCTGAGCCTGCACCAGGGCGGCATCAAAAACGTGGTGGCCTCGTCGGGCACCTCGCTCACCGAGGGCCAGATTCGCCTCATCAAGCGGTATTCCGACAACGTGACGGTGCTGTATGACGGCGACGCGGCGGGCATCAAGGCCAGTTTGCGCGGCATCGATTTGCTGCTAGAAGGCGGTCTGAACGTGCGCGTGGTGCTTTTTCCCGACGGCGACGACCCCGACAGCTACATCCGCAAGGTGGGCGACCAGCGCTTTGCCGACTACATCGAAAACCAGAGCCAGGACTTTATCGCCTTCAAAACCACGCTGGTAGCCCGCGACGCGGCCGCCGACCCGGTGAAGAAAGCCGAGGCCATTCGCGAAGTGCTGCAAAGCGTGGCCAAAGTGCCCGATGGCCTCAAGCGCCAGGTGTTTTTGCAGCAGACGGCCAGCGTGTTCGGCTTTGAGGAGCAGGTGATTATCACCGAATACAACAAGCTGCTCAGGACCAGCCCGCCCGGCAAGGCCCGGCCCGACGAGGGGGGTAGGGCGGCCAGCCCGCGCCCGGCGGCGGCCCCTACCCCCACCGCGCCCGGCGCGCTCCTCACGCCGGAGGAGGAGATTGAGATGGCCATGTACGGCTCCATCCACGGCTCGGAGGCGGAAAAAGCCCAGCTGGCCGGCCCCACCGCGGGCACTGAGGAGCTGGCCGCGCCCCTCGACGTGCTGCAACAATGCGAGCAGGCCGTGCTGCGCCTGCTGGTGCTGTATGGCCCCCACGAGGTGCAGCCCGAAATCACGGTGGCGCATTATCTACTGAGCCAGCTCGACGGCACGCCGCTGCGCACGCCCCTCTACGCGCAGCTGTGGGCCGAGTGCCGCGCGCAGTTTTTGCAGGGCCAATTGCCCGACCTGCGCCTGCTGGCCCACCACGAAGATGCCGCCATTCGCAGCCTGCTGGCCGACTTTGCCACCGAGCGCTACGACCTCAGCCCCAACTGGCGCATCAAGGATATTTACGTGCCCACCGAGCTGAACCTCATTCAATTAGCCTGCGACAATGCCATTCTGCGCCTCAATAAGTGCCACGTGCAGCGCGAGCGCCAGCAGTGTCTGGCCCAGCTTAATGATGCCCGCCTGGACGAGAACGAGAAGCTAAATTCGTTGCTGCGCTACAACGAGCTCACCAAGCTCGACAACCAGCTGGCCCAGATGCTGGGCACCGTGGTGGCCCGCAACGCGTAG
- a CDS encoding leucine--tRNA ligase, whose protein sequence is MPAYRPQDLEKKWQDHWQQHQTFRADNNSTKPKYYVLDMFPYPSGAGLHVGHPLGYIASDIVARYQRLRGHNVLHPMGFDSFGLPAEQYAIQTGQHPALTTDKNIETYIRQLQQLGFSYDWEREIRTSDPDYYKWTQWIFLKLFNSWYNLDTNCAESIRTLQAKFAEGGSAGIRAAGDEADRHDFTAGQWQGYTERQKLAAVLPYRLAYQQDTYVNWCPALGTVLSNDEVKDGLSERGGYPVERRLMPQWNLRITAYADRLLAGLDTLDWPDAVKEMQRNWIGKSIGAEVTFPVQHHQGTAIKVYTTRVDTIYGTTFLVLAPEHELVDQLTTPAQRAAVDEYIAATKRRSERDRLADVKHVSGVFTGAYGLNPVNDEPVPIWLADYVLAGYGTGAVMAVPSGDQRDYLFAQHFDLPIPAISDAQTDLDQQADPTKEGRYINSGIINGLGYKEATAKLIAFLEEKGLGKGKVNFRLRDAIFGRQRYWGEPIPIYYKDGTAYGVAEADLPLVLPEIDEYRPTETGEPPLGRAQNWLYKGQYPFELSTMPGWAGSSWYYLRYMDPHNADRFVSEAAEKYWGQVDLYMGGAEHATGHLLYSRFWYLFLKDLGLVTHGEPFQKLINQGMILGRSNFVYRLNADTGGITNTNSFGPFPPVFVSKNIVDDLSKSHSKGDSIIKHFDLALKKIGNKNGGRVRPANHGENYAYFTPLPVDVSIVNNDVLDTEAFKKWRPDYANAEFILEDDGRYICGSEVEKMSKSKLNVINPDDLIDKYGADALRLYEMFLGPLEQFKPWNTNGISGVASFLKKFWRLFHPEDGPLAVTDEAPSPPELKALHKVIQKVAQDVEKFSFNTSVSTFMIAVNELTALSTRKRAILEPLVLLLSPFAPHLAEELWEELGHESGSISQAAYPPFHEEYLLEANVTYPVALNGKVRDQRQFAATATPAEIEAAVLESDFLSRFGEGKSAKKVVVVPGRMVNVVV, encoded by the coding sequence ATGCCCGCTTACCGCCCGCAAGACCTCGAAAAAAAGTGGCAAGACCACTGGCAGCAACACCAGACTTTCCGCGCCGACAACAATTCTACGAAGCCCAAATACTACGTGCTCGATATGTTTCCCTACCCCTCCGGGGCGGGGCTGCACGTGGGGCACCCGCTGGGCTACATCGCCTCCGACATCGTGGCGCGCTACCAGCGCTTGCGCGGCCATAACGTGCTGCACCCGATGGGGTTTGACTCGTTTGGCCTGCCCGCCGAGCAGTATGCCATCCAGACCGGCCAGCACCCGGCCCTGACCACGGATAAGAACATCGAAACCTACATCCGGCAGCTCCAGCAACTGGGTTTTAGCTACGACTGGGAACGCGAAATCCGCACCTCCGACCCCGACTATTACAAGTGGACGCAGTGGATTTTTCTGAAGCTGTTCAATAGCTGGTACAACCTCGACACCAACTGCGCCGAGTCCATCCGCACCTTGCAGGCCAAGTTTGCCGAAGGGGGTAGCGCCGGCATCCGCGCCGCCGGCGACGAGGCCGACCGCCACGACTTCACGGCCGGGCAGTGGCAGGGCTACACCGAGCGGCAGAAGCTGGCCGCCGTTCTGCCCTACCGCCTTGCCTACCAGCAGGATACCTACGTGAACTGGTGCCCCGCCCTGGGCACGGTGCTCAGCAACGATGAGGTGAAGGACGGCCTTTCGGAGCGCGGCGGCTACCCCGTGGAGCGCCGCCTCATGCCGCAGTGGAACCTGCGCATCACCGCCTACGCCGACCGCCTGCTGGCCGGCCTCGACACCCTCGACTGGCCCGATGCCGTGAAGGAGATGCAGCGCAACTGGATTGGCAAGAGCATCGGGGCCGAAGTCACCTTCCCCGTGCAGCACCACCAAGGCACTGCTATTAAGGTCTATACCACCCGCGTGGACACCATCTACGGGACTACGTTCCTGGTGCTGGCCCCGGAGCACGAACTGGTTGACCAGCTCACTACCCCCGCCCAACGCGCGGCAGTGGACGAGTACATCGCCGCCACCAAGCGCCGCTCGGAGCGCGACCGCCTGGCCGACGTGAAGCACGTATCGGGCGTGTTTACGGGCGCGTACGGGCTGAACCCGGTCAACGACGAGCCGGTGCCCATCTGGCTGGCCGACTACGTGCTGGCCGGCTACGGCACCGGGGCCGTGATGGCCGTGCCCAGCGGCGACCAGCGCGACTACCTGTTTGCCCAGCACTTCGACCTGCCCATTCCGGCCATCTCAGATGCGCAAACGGACCTCGACCAGCAGGCCGACCCCACCAAGGAGGGCCGCTACATTAACTCCGGCATCATCAACGGCCTCGGCTATAAAGAGGCCACCGCAAAGCTAATTGCCTTTCTGGAAGAAAAGGGGCTGGGTAAAGGCAAAGTCAATTTCCGCCTGCGCGATGCCATTTTCGGCCGGCAGCGCTACTGGGGCGAGCCGATTCCGATTTACTACAAGGACGGCACCGCCTACGGCGTGGCCGAAGCCGACCTGCCGCTGGTGCTGCCCGAAATTGACGAGTACCGGCCCACCGAAACCGGCGAGCCGCCCCTGGGCCGCGCCCAAAACTGGCTCTACAAGGGCCAGTACCCCTTCGAGCTGAGCACCATGCCCGGCTGGGCCGGCTCCAGCTGGTACTACCTGCGCTACATGGACCCGCACAACGCTGACCGCTTCGTATCGGAGGCGGCCGAAAAATACTGGGGCCAGGTGGACCTCTACATGGGCGGGGCCGAACACGCCACCGGACACTTATTGTACTCGCGCTTCTGGTATCTCTTTTTGAAGGATTTGGGGCTGGTGACGCACGGCGAGCCGTTCCAGAAACTGATAAATCAAGGGATGATTTTGGGCCGGTCGAATTTTGTGTATCGGCTGAATGCTGACACGGGAGGAATTACTAATACAAATTCATTTGGTCCATTTCCACCGGTTTTCGTTTCCAAAAACATTGTAGACGACCTATCTAAATCTCACTCGAAAGGCGATTCCATTATTAAACATTTTGATTTGGCACTTAAAAAAATAGGCAATAAAAATGGAGGACGGGTTCGCCCAGCTAATCATGGTGAAAACTATGCTTATTTCACTCCTTTGCCTGTTGATGTGAGCATCGTCAACAATGACGTATTAGATACCGAAGCTTTCAAGAAATGGCGGCCGGATTACGCCAATGCAGAATTTATTCTAGAAGACGACGGCCGTTATATCTGCGGTTCCGAAGTCGAAAAAATGTCCAAGTCCAAACTGAACGTCATCAATCCCGACGATTTAATTGACAAATACGGCGCGGATGCGCTGCGCCTCTACGAAATGTTTCTCGGGCCACTGGAGCAGTTCAAGCCCTGGAATACCAACGGCATCAGCGGCGTGGCCAGCTTCCTCAAGAAGTTCTGGCGGCTCTTCCACCCCGAAGACGGCCCGCTGGCCGTGACCGACGAGGCCCCGAGTCCCCCGGAATTGAAGGCCCTGCACAAAGTCATCCAGAAGGTGGCGCAGGACGTGGAGAAGTTCAGCTTCAACACCAGCGTGAGCACCTTCATGATTGCCGTGAACGAGCTAACGGCCCTCAGCACCCGCAAAAGGGCCATTCTGGAGCCGCTGGTGCTGCTGCTATCCCCGTTTGCCCCCCACCTCGCCGAGGAGCTGTGGGAGGAGCTGGGCCACGAGTCGGGCAGCATCAGCCAGGCCGCCTACCCCCCCTTCCACGAGGAATACCTGCTGGAAGCCAACGTCACCTACCCCGTGGCCCTCAACGGCAAGGTGCGCGACCAGCGCCAGTTTGCCGCTACCGCTACCCCCGCCGAAATCGAAGCCGCCGTGCTGGAATCGGATTTCCTAAGCCGCTTTGGCGAAGGGAAATCGGCCAAGAAAGTGGTAGTCGTGCCGGGACGCATGGTAAACGTGGTGGTGTAA